In Archangium violaceum, the following are encoded in one genomic region:
- the bioF gene encoding 8-amino-7-oxononanoate synthase, whose amino-acid sequence MDSLSSRGLRRFLEPLDSPQGPLVRMGGETLVNFASNDYLGLASSPTVRAAASAALESHGVGSGASRLVVGDTSAHQRLEARLASFERSEAALLFNSGFAANVGTIQALVGPEDAVFSDALNHASLIDGCRISRARVVVYPHANVEALDQALSSTPARRRLVVTDSVFSMDGDYAPLRELVSVCRAHDAALLVDEAHGTGVLGSRGAGLCEELGLEHAVDVRMGTLSKALGGLGAYICASRPVVELVLNRARPLVFSTALPAALCAAAEAAVDIVERDDALRARLWRNIRRFSDGLRSLGFAAEPRSAIFPVIVGEPGVAVAASRALRARGLLVKAIRPPTVPEGTSRLRFCLSAAHTEGHVDLALQGLRSLGL is encoded by the coding sequence ATGGACTCCCTCTCCTCTCGTGGCCTGCGGCGGTTCCTCGAGCCCCTCGACTCTCCCCAGGGTCCTCTCGTTCGCATGGGTGGGGAGACGCTCGTCAATTTCGCTTCCAACGATTACCTGGGCCTCGCTTCGTCTCCCACCGTCCGCGCCGCCGCCTCCGCCGCCCTGGAGTCCCATGGCGTCGGCTCCGGCGCCAGTCGTCTCGTCGTCGGCGATACCTCCGCCCACCAGCGTCTCGAGGCCCGTCTCGCTTCCTTCGAACGCTCGGAGGCCGCACTTCTCTTCAACTCCGGCTTCGCCGCCAACGTCGGCACCATCCAGGCCCTCGTCGGCCCCGAGGACGCTGTCTTCTCCGACGCCCTCAACCACGCCTCCCTCATCGACGGCTGCCGCATCTCCCGCGCTCGCGTCGTCGTCTACCCCCACGCCAACGTCGAGGCCCTGGACCAGGCTCTCTCCTCCACCCCCGCTCGCCGCAGGCTCGTCGTCACCGACTCCGTGTTCTCCATGGATGGGGATTACGCTCCCCTCCGGGAGCTCGTCTCCGTCTGCCGCGCCCATGACGCCGCCCTCCTCGTCGACGAGGCCCATGGCACCGGCGTCCTGGGCTCCCGTGGCGCCGGTCTGTGCGAGGAGCTCGGGCTCGAGCATGCCGTCGACGTCCGCATGGGCACCTTGAGCAAGGCCCTCGGGGGTCTGGGCGCGTATATCTGCGCCTCCCGCCCCGTGGTGGAGCTCGTCCTCAACCGCGCCCGGCCCCTCGTCTTCTCGACCGCGCTCCCCGCCGCCCTCTGCGCCGCCGCCGAGGCCGCCGTCGACATCGTCGAGCGCGATGACGCCCTGCGCGCTCGTCTGTGGCGCAACATCCGCCGCTTCTCCGACGGCCTGCGCTCCCTCGGCTTCGCCGCCGAGCCCCGCAGCGCCATCTTCCCTGTCATTGTCGGCGAGCCCGGTGTGGCCGTGGCGGCCTCCCGCGCCTTGCGCGCCCGCGGTCTGCTCGTGAAGGCCATCCGCCCTCCCACCGTCCCCGAGGGCACCAGCCGCCTCCGGTTCTGTCTCTCCGCCGCGCACACCGAGGGCCATGTGGACCTCGCCCTCCAGGGGCTGCGCTCGCTCGGGCTCTGA
- a CDS encoding serine/threonine protein kinase: MPKVFFFSALILLCTAVGCATTTANVALRPDGTPGPEECPAEAHKAMGYVRLHVGDAALAELDANQVGAQPITLYDGPIESVLDDSLGTFEAATRLYGRVWTSGPQVVIRYYEAHPPGGEKVPICAVARLGNGQLRKRPESKPGTAILDFSVASVFVVDSFR; encoded by the coding sequence ATGCCGAAGGTGTTCTTTTTCTCCGCCCTCATCCTGCTCTGTACCGCTGTCGGCTGTGCCACGACCACGGCAAACGTAGCTCTGCGCCCGGATGGAACTCCTGGCCCGGAAGAGTGCCCGGCCGAAGCCCATAAGGCGATGGGGTATGTGCGGCTGCATGTCGGAGACGCGGCTCTTGCGGAACTCGATGCCAATCAGGTGGGTGCGCAGCCCATCACGCTTTATGATGGTCCCATCGAGAGCGTCTTGGATGACAGCCTGGGAACGTTCGAAGCGGCGACCCGCTTGTACGGACGGGTCTGGACGAGTGGGCCCCAAGTCGTCATCCGGTACTACGAAGCCCATCCCCCTGGCGGCGAGAAGGTCCCTATCTGCGCAGTGGCCCGGCTCGGAAATGGCCAACTCAGGAAGCGTCCCGAATCGAAGCCTGGGACCGCCATCCTCGACTTCTCCGTTGCATCTGTGTTCGTCGTCGACTCGTTCCGGTGA
- a CDS encoding GlsB/YeaQ/YmgE family stress response membrane protein: MSIIWFIVVGLVAGLLARALMPGRQSMGLIATMLLGIVGSFVGGFIGALFSPGRRVFDLHPSGLIMSVVGAIVVLALVGFAGRGRRIHA; this comes from the coding sequence ATGAGCATCATCTGGTTCATCGTGGTGGGTCTGGTCGCGGGTCTGCTCGCGCGCGCTCTCATGCCGGGTCGTCAGTCCATGGGTCTCATCGCGACGATGCTCCTGGGTATCGTGGGCTCGTTCGTCGGTGGTTTCATCGGTGCGCTCTTCTCGCCTGGTCGCCGCGTTTTCGACCTGCACCCCTCGGGCCTCATCATGTCCGTGGTAGGCGCCATCGTGGTTCTAGCCCTCGTGGGATTCGCTGGCCGGGGGCGGCGCATCCACGCCTGA
- a CDS encoding AraC family transcriptional regulator, with protein MTKPLVDVDVMPALAFCLADELAPFSSRWHAHRKHQLLYSARGAMHLEVEQAQWLLPPQRAAWLRAGTLHRVRASQPVSLCTVYLEPKLVRAPPEGECRVFIIEPLAREMLLYSTRWGPERPPKEPVADSFFGTLAHLLPEWAMTAQDWRLPRARTPELRKAMAFTLEHLGESLLLEDVARAAGLSVRTLSRRFEEEAATTWRRFLHDARMLRAMELLAEEGARVTQTAYEVGFESLAAFTHAFHAFCGERPRDFRQRVARGAEPQVQGAAATRRRRAG; from the coding sequence TGGTGGACGTGGATGTAATGCCGGCGCTGGCGTTCTGCCTCGCCGACGAACTGGCTCCCTTCAGCTCCAGGTGGCACGCCCACCGCAAGCACCAGCTCCTCTACTCGGCTCGAGGCGCAATGCACCTGGAGGTGGAGCAGGCGCAGTGGCTCCTTCCTCCTCAACGCGCGGCGTGGCTGCGCGCTGGGACGCTCCACCGGGTGCGGGCCTCCCAGCCGGTGAGTCTGTGCACGGTGTACCTGGAGCCGAAGCTCGTCCGCGCGCCTCCCGAGGGCGAGTGCCGCGTGTTCATCATCGAGCCACTGGCGCGGGAGATGCTTCTCTATTCCACGCGCTGGGGCCCGGAACGCCCGCCGAAGGAGCCCGTGGCGGACAGCTTCTTCGGGACGTTGGCGCACCTGCTGCCCGAGTGGGCCATGACGGCACAGGACTGGCGCCTGCCTCGGGCCCGGACGCCAGAGCTGAGGAAGGCCATGGCCTTCACGCTCGAACACCTGGGAGAGTCCCTCCTCCTCGAGGACGTGGCGCGCGCCGCGGGGCTGTCCGTGAGGACGCTCTCGCGGCGCTTCGAGGAGGAGGCGGCGACGACGTGGCGGAGGTTCCTCCACGATGCGCGGATGTTGCGCGCCATGGAGCTGCTCGCCGAGGAAGGGGCGCGGGTGACGCAGACGGCCTACGAGGTGGGCTTCGAGAGCCTCGCTGCCTTCACCCACGCCTTCCACGCCTTCTGCGGCGAGCGCCCGCGGGACTTCCGCCAGCGGGTGGCTCGGGGCGCGGAGCCCCAGGTCCAGGGGGCCGCGGCTACCCGCCGCAGGCGAGCTGGTTGA
- a CDS encoding DUF2809 domain-containing protein, whose protein sequence is MQRQPDSFRRFHLAAGCAFLAAGLFVLFYRGPGWRFTRGTLGDLFVVGFLYHLLSLFWRGSATARAGAIALLAVGIELAQWARLFTSRPSDPLVIVTGSTFDVGDLLAYAIGLALAVMFEQGWRRYATTRARGVR, encoded by the coding sequence ATGCAGCGGCAACCCGACAGCTTCCGCCGATTCCACCTCGCCGCCGGGTGCGCCTTCCTGGCCGCTGGCCTCTTCGTCCTCTTCTACCGAGGCCCCGGCTGGCGATTCACCCGCGGTACGCTGGGAGATCTCTTCGTCGTTGGCTTTCTCTATCATCTGCTCAGCCTCTTCTGGCGAGGCTCCGCCACCGCTCGAGCCGGCGCGATTGCCTTGCTGGCCGTCGGAATCGAGCTGGCGCAATGGGCACGCCTCTTCACCTCGCGACCGTCGGATCCACTGGTGATCGTGACGGGCTCCACCTTCGATGTGGGGGACCTCCTGGCGTACGCCATCGGACTCGCCCTCGCGGTGATGTTCGAGCAAGGGTGGAGGAGGTACGCAACCACCAGGGCGAGGGGGGTCCGGTGA
- a CDS encoding pyridoxal phosphate-dependent aminotransferase — translation MSVFSARTDFPRTWNPLARALAERRARGLPLLDLTETNPTRVGLPAPEPVLLASVEALGYAPEPQGLLSARQAVAAYLATRGARVSPEHLVLSASTSESYGWLFKLLCEPGDNVLVPAPSYPLFEYLTRLEGVETRTYRLPRAHGFGLDVDEVAAARDARTRAVLVVNPGNPTGHFLQEGELESLGALCAESGLALLSDEVFSDFAWDAEPGRVPTVAGRELPMLTFSLSGLSKVAGLPGLKLGWTHVGGPAAVRDEALARLELVADTYLPVNTPVQLALPGLLAHAPLFQAALLARVRDNRRLLLEARPSDARWDVVPAHGGWSTVLRIPLEPGEEATCLALLDEGVGVQPGYFYDFTGGAFLVLSLLPPPEVFSAALEPLVRVLATSG, via the coding sequence GTGAGCGTCTTCTCCGCCCGGACCGACTTTCCCCGCACCTGGAATCCCCTCGCACGCGCGCTCGCCGAGCGCCGCGCCCGCGGGCTTCCCCTGTTGGACCTCACCGAGACCAACCCCACCCGCGTGGGCCTGCCCGCCCCCGAGCCCGTGCTCCTGGCCTCCGTCGAGGCCCTCGGCTATGCGCCCGAGCCCCAGGGTCTGCTGTCCGCCCGTCAGGCCGTGGCCGCCTACCTCGCCACGCGCGGCGCCCGCGTCTCGCCCGAGCACCTCGTCCTCTCCGCGAGCACCAGCGAGTCCTATGGCTGGCTCTTCAAGCTGCTGTGCGAGCCCGGGGACAACGTCCTCGTCCCCGCCCCCAGCTACCCCCTCTTCGAGTACCTCACGCGCCTGGAGGGCGTGGAGACGCGCACCTACCGCCTGCCGCGCGCCCATGGTTTCGGCCTGGACGTGGACGAGGTGGCCGCCGCGCGGGACGCACGCACCCGCGCCGTGCTCGTGGTGAACCCCGGCAACCCCACCGGCCACTTCCTCCAGGAGGGCGAGCTGGAGTCCCTCGGCGCGCTGTGCGCGGAGTCCGGCCTGGCGCTCCTCTCCGACGAGGTGTTCTCCGACTTCGCCTGGGACGCGGAGCCCGGCCGGGTCCCCACGGTGGCCGGGCGCGAGCTGCCCATGCTCACCTTCTCGCTCTCGGGCCTGTCGAAGGTGGCGGGGCTGCCGGGCCTCAAGCTGGGCTGGACGCACGTGGGCGGGCCCGCCGCGGTGCGCGACGAGGCCCTGGCCCGGCTGGAGCTGGTGGCGGACACGTACCTGCCGGTCAACACCCCCGTGCAGCTCGCCCTCCCCGGGTTGCTGGCGCATGCGCCCCTCTTCCAGGCCGCGTTGCTGGCGCGGGTGCGGGACAACCGGCGTCTGCTGCTCGAGGCCCGCCCGAGCGATGCCCGCTGGGACGTGGTGCCCGCACATGGCGGGTGGAGCACCGTGCTGCGCATTCCCCTGGAGCCTGGCGAGGAGGCCACGTGCCTGGCCCTGCTGGACGAGGGGGTGGGGGTGCAGCCGGGCTACTTCTACGACTTCACCGGCGGGGCCTTCCTGGTGCTGTCCCTGCTGCCTCCGCCGGAGGTGTTCTCCGCCGCGCTGGAGCCGCTCGTGCGCGTGCTGGCCACGAGCGGATAG
- the bioD gene encoding dethiobiotin synthase, whose amino-acid sequence MSLLADAGLSPQGFKPYESGCSSLSAPSDALSLREAARSELPLDLVCPHRFRAPLAPGIAARRLGREPDWNTTLAAWEQLRHGSVVVEGAGGLFVPLDSSHDVIDLISTLRLPVLLVARAGLGTLNHTALSLEALAARNIPVAAVLLSRSTPSRDPSERDNPALISERHGVQVLGPVPYLVEPRRRHAAFRKALAPLVARWLSSEGTKRARGR is encoded by the coding sequence TTGTCCCTGCTCGCCGATGCCGGGCTCTCTCCCCAGGGGTTCAAGCCCTATGAGAGCGGGTGCTCCTCGCTCTCCGCTCCCTCGGACGCCCTCTCCCTTCGCGAGGCCGCCCGGAGTGAGTTGCCCCTGGACCTCGTCTGCCCCCACCGTTTTCGCGCTCCCCTGGCCCCGGGCATCGCCGCGCGCCGCCTCGGCCGCGAGCCTGATTGGAACACCACGCTCGCCGCATGGGAGCAGCTGCGGCACGGCTCCGTGGTCGTCGAGGGCGCTGGCGGTCTCTTCGTTCCACTCGACTCCTCCCACGACGTCATCGACCTCATCTCCACCCTGCGTCTTCCCGTCCTGCTCGTCGCCCGCGCGGGCCTGGGCACGCTCAACCACACCGCCCTGTCCCTGGAGGCCCTCGCCGCGCGCAACATCCCTGTCGCGGCCGTCCTCCTCTCCCGGAGCACTCCCTCTCGCGACCCCTCCGAGCGCGACAACCCCGCTCTCATCTCCGAGCGCCACGGCGTCCAGGTCCTCGGCCCCGTGCCCTACCTGGTGGAGCCTCGCCGCCGTCACGCGGCCTTCCGCAAGGCACTCGCTCCACTCGTCGCCCGCTGGCTGTCTTCCGAGGGCACCAAACGCGCGCGAGGCCGGTAA
- the radA gene encoding DNA repair protein RadA: MAKAKTHYTCQACGYQSAKWLGKCPDCGAWSSLVEETEAKVDEKRPAWGASGGASKPVRLREVSGEQEERRKTGIAEFDRVLGGGVVDGSLVLLGGDPGIGKSTLLLSALDRLGRGGPVLYVSGEESLRQTKMRAERLRVESADIHLFAETDADRVLTVAEGLKPRALVVDSIQTMYLPELGSAPGSISQVREVAGRFMAFAKRSGVPTFLVGHVTKEGSIAGPRVLEHMVDTVLYFEGERGHPFRILRAHKNRFGSTNEIGVFEMKGAGLMEVPDPSALFLAERPAGKAGSVVTCTLNGTRPLLVEVQALVAPTGYGTARRTAIGVDGNRVALLAAVLEKKEDIPLVGCDLFVNVAGGMQLSEPACDLAVCAALVSSLQNRPLEAHTLVLGEVGLAGEVRAVGQVEPRLAEAAKMGFQRAIIPKGSARRLEDTKLEVVGVETLSEALGAMFD; encoded by the coding sequence ATGGCGAAGGCGAAGACGCACTACACGTGTCAGGCGTGCGGGTACCAGTCGGCGAAGTGGTTGGGGAAGTGCCCCGACTGCGGCGCGTGGAGCTCGCTGGTGGAGGAGACCGAGGCGAAGGTGGACGAGAAGCGCCCGGCGTGGGGGGCGTCGGGAGGGGCGTCCAAGCCGGTGCGGCTGCGTGAGGTGAGCGGCGAGCAGGAGGAGCGCCGCAAGACGGGCATCGCCGAGTTCGACCGGGTGCTGGGAGGCGGGGTGGTGGACGGCTCGCTGGTGCTGCTGGGAGGAGACCCGGGCATCGGCAAGTCCACGCTGCTGCTGTCGGCGCTGGACAGGCTGGGCCGAGGAGGCCCGGTGCTGTACGTGTCGGGCGAGGAGTCGCTGCGGCAGACGAAGATGAGGGCCGAGCGGCTGCGGGTGGAGAGCGCGGACATCCACCTGTTCGCGGAGACGGACGCGGACCGGGTGCTGACGGTGGCCGAGGGCCTCAAGCCCCGGGCGCTGGTGGTGGACTCCATCCAGACGATGTACCTGCCGGAGCTGGGCAGCGCGCCGGGGAGCATCTCGCAGGTAAGGGAGGTGGCGGGGCGCTTCATGGCCTTCGCCAAGCGCAGTGGGGTGCCCACGTTCCTGGTGGGGCACGTGACGAAGGAGGGCTCGATCGCGGGCCCGCGCGTGCTGGAGCACATGGTGGACACCGTCCTCTACTTCGAGGGCGAGCGAGGCCACCCGTTCCGGATTTTGAGGGCGCACAAGAACCGCTTCGGCTCGACGAACGAGATTGGCGTCTTCGAGATGAAGGGGGCGGGGCTGATGGAGGTGCCGGACCCCTCGGCGCTCTTCCTGGCCGAGCGCCCGGCGGGCAAGGCGGGCAGCGTGGTGACGTGCACGCTCAATGGCACGAGGCCGCTGCTGGTGGAGGTGCAGGCGCTGGTGGCGCCCACGGGCTACGGCACGGCGCGGCGCACGGCGATTGGCGTGGATGGCAACCGGGTGGCGCTGCTGGCGGCGGTGCTGGAGAAGAAGGAGGACATCCCGCTGGTGGGGTGCGACCTCTTCGTGAACGTGGCGGGAGGCATGCAGCTGTCGGAGCCGGCGTGCGACCTGGCGGTGTGCGCGGCGCTGGTGAGCAGCCTGCAGAACCGGCCCCTGGAGGCGCACACGCTGGTGCTGGGCGAGGTGGGCCTGGCGGGCGAGGTGCGCGCGGTGGGCCAGGTGGAGCCGAGGCTGGCCGAGGCGGCGAAGATGGGCTTCCAGCGGGCCATCATCCCCAAGGGGAGCGCGAGGCGACTGGAGGACACGAAGCTGGAGGTGGTGGGCGTGGAGACGCTCTCCGAGGCCCTGGGAGCGATGTTCGACTGA
- a CDS encoding DUF2381 family protein has translation MAREGKEHAPNERTLILSEHPRSEASKVYVGGRISTVLRFEKPCDPERTKMLGWEGHFEPLLCGGRSVVLYPLRDLTPEDRFMLMVTLTDGTEIPFMVTAHRQTYFDREIDQQVNVFANREGYDAVLSSLYRALDSERELREENERHRKEENSVDHAYATLLANGEVKQAPFRPKKTILLKDGDTTVVVELFSGKEKGKAAVLVTLTNAYSNEPWRLGEARLTSDLTPRTAKPFALRMNQAEIAPGTTGRIAVVADKSAFASGQGFADLTLEIFRADGSQQVAVSLDHSLAIE, from the coding sequence ATGGCCAGGGAGGGCAAGGAGCATGCGCCCAACGAGAGGACGCTCATCCTCTCGGAGCACCCGAGGAGCGAGGCTTCCAAGGTGTACGTTGGAGGCCGCATCTCCACCGTGCTGCGCTTCGAGAAGCCGTGTGATCCCGAGCGGACGAAGATGCTGGGGTGGGAAGGGCACTTCGAGCCGTTGCTCTGCGGCGGCAGGTCGGTGGTTCTCTACCCTCTGCGCGATCTCACGCCAGAGGACCGGTTCATGCTGATGGTGACACTCACGGACGGGACGGAGATCCCCTTCATGGTCACCGCGCATCGGCAGACCTATTTCGACCGTGAGATCGACCAACAGGTGAACGTCTTCGCGAACCGTGAGGGATACGACGCGGTGCTCTCATCTCTGTATCGCGCGCTCGATAGCGAGCGGGAGCTGCGCGAGGAGAACGAGCGCCATCGCAAGGAAGAGAACTCGGTTGACCATGCCTACGCCACGCTGCTGGCCAACGGAGAGGTGAAACAAGCGCCCTTCCGTCCGAAGAAGACCATCCTCCTCAAGGATGGGGACACGACCGTGGTGGTCGAACTCTTTTCAGGGAAAGAAAAGGGGAAAGCAGCCGTGTTGGTAACGCTCACCAACGCATATTCCAACGAGCCGTGGAGACTTGGAGAGGCTCGCCTCACCTCCGATTTGACCCCACGCACGGCCAAACCGTTCGCGCTTCGCATGAACCAGGCCGAGATAGCCCCCGGTACGACAGGAAGAATCGCGGTCGTAGCGGACAAGAGTGCTTTTGCTTCGGGGCAAGGGTTTGCTGATTTGACCTTGGAGATATTCCGAGCCGATGGGTCTCAACAGGTGGCAGTTTCCTTGGACCACAGTCTCGCGATTGAGTAG
- a CDS encoding MBL fold metallo-hydrolase, giving the protein MKRNSLMALVMGALLASGCAPELIDSELARYTSDANGFDTHSFFYDTGAEVVVFDAQFTEAEARKVLSAIRAKTSNPIRYVVLTHPNPDKFNGAAVFQREGARVVASEATAAAIPAVHAYKKYYFTKVAGMFTDDSYPQQATVDVTFKDSFTLPLEGGAEVELKVLRHPGVTTTQTVAYLPWRKALVVGDLVHFRTHAWLEGGLREGKAVPDLESWKAALDELATWKGATVYGGRGESAPVETVIAEQKQYLDTMRDLVSTYATELGDRKAQLCGDEAGPHHEALTQRAAQAFPQYALPYMVQYSVYGLVNQLACGG; this is encoded by the coding sequence ATGAAGCGCAACTCCCTGATGGCCCTGGTGATGGGCGCACTGCTCGCGAGCGGCTGTGCGCCGGAGCTCATCGACTCCGAGCTGGCCAGGTACACCAGCGACGCCAACGGCTTCGACACGCACTCGTTCTTCTACGACACCGGCGCGGAGGTGGTGGTCTTCGATGCCCAGTTCACCGAGGCCGAGGCGCGGAAGGTGCTATCGGCGATTCGAGCCAAGACGAGCAACCCCATCCGCTACGTCGTCCTCACCCATCCCAACCCGGATAAATTCAACGGCGCGGCGGTGTTCCAGCGCGAGGGCGCCAGGGTGGTGGCCAGCGAGGCCACCGCGGCGGCCATCCCCGCGGTGCACGCGTACAAGAAGTACTACTTCACGAAGGTCGCCGGCATGTTCACCGACGACTCCTATCCCCAGCAGGCCACGGTGGACGTCACCTTCAAGGACAGCTTCACGCTGCCACTCGAGGGCGGCGCCGAGGTGGAGCTGAAGGTGCTCCGGCACCCGGGCGTCACCACCACGCAGACGGTGGCGTACCTGCCCTGGCGCAAGGCGCTCGTGGTAGGCGACCTCGTCCACTTCCGCACCCACGCGTGGCTGGAGGGAGGACTGCGCGAGGGCAAGGCGGTGCCGGATCTCGAGTCCTGGAAGGCCGCGCTCGACGAGCTGGCCACGTGGAAGGGCGCCACGGTGTATGGCGGCCGTGGAGAGAGCGCTCCCGTGGAGACTGTCATCGCCGAGCAGAAGCAATACCTCGACACGATGAGGGACCTGGTGTCCACGTACGCCACGGAGCTGGGTGACCGGAAGGCGCAGCTGTGCGGCGACGAGGCCGGACCCCACCATGAAGCGCTCACCCAGCGCGCCGCCCAAGCCTTCCCGCAGTACGCGCTGCCGTACATGGTCCAGTACAGCGTGTACGGACTGGTCAACCAGCTCGCCTGCGGCGGGTAG
- the bioB gene encoding biotin synthase BioB: MSDSAAHDFHGHAHFAAPPAGVVVRHDWTLPEVRALYELPLLELVHKAQSVHRAVFQDNKVQLCSLLSIKTGGCPEDCGYCPQAARYHKDTGLEAEKLMSVRSVLDAASKARSAGATRFCMGAAWREVKDGPQFDSVLEMVRGVKSLGMEACATLGMLTESQARRLKEAGLSAYNHNLDTSEEKYGDIISTRTYQDRLDTLERVRGAGISVCSGGIIGLGESVEDRCKLLLTLANQEVHPESVPINALVAVKGTPLQDQKPVQTVEMVRTIATARLLMPLAMVRLSAGRMQMNEEAQLLCMLAGANSLFFGEKLLTTGNPEYSQDMALLEKAGIRPLEPDTSR; encoded by the coding sequence ATGTCCGACTCCGCCGCCCACGACTTTCACGGTCACGCCCACTTCGCCGCGCCTCCCGCGGGTGTCGTCGTCCGCCACGACTGGACGCTCCCCGAGGTGCGCGCCCTCTACGAGCTGCCCCTGCTGGAGCTCGTCCACAAGGCCCAGTCCGTCCACCGCGCCGTCTTCCAGGACAACAAGGTGCAGCTGTGCTCGCTCCTGTCCATCAAGACCGGCGGCTGCCCCGAGGACTGCGGCTACTGCCCCCAGGCCGCCCGCTACCACAAGGACACCGGCCTCGAGGCCGAGAAGCTCATGTCCGTTCGCTCCGTCCTGGACGCCGCCTCCAAGGCCCGCTCCGCCGGCGCCACCCGCTTCTGCATGGGCGCCGCCTGGCGCGAGGTGAAGGACGGCCCCCAGTTCGACAGCGTCCTGGAGATGGTCCGCGGGGTGAAGTCGCTCGGCATGGAGGCCTGCGCCACCCTCGGCATGCTCACCGAGAGTCAGGCCCGGCGTCTCAAGGAGGCCGGCCTCTCCGCCTACAACCACAACCTCGATACCTCCGAGGAGAAGTACGGCGACATCATCTCCACCCGCACCTACCAGGACCGGCTCGACACCCTCGAGCGCGTCCGCGGCGCCGGCATCTCCGTCTGCTCCGGCGGCATCATCGGCCTCGGTGAGTCCGTCGAGGACCGCTGCAAGCTCCTCCTCACCCTCGCCAACCAGGAGGTCCATCCCGAGTCCGTTCCCATCAACGCCCTCGTCGCCGTCAAGGGCACCCCCCTCCAGGACCAGAAGCCCGTCCAGACCGTCGAGATGGTCCGCACCATCGCCACCGCCCGTCTGCTCATGCCCCTCGCCATGGTCCGTCTGTCCGCCGGCCGCATGCAGATGAACGAGGAGGCCCAGCTCCTGTGCATGCTCGCCGGTGCCAACTCCCTCTTCTTCGGCGAGAAGCTCCTCACCACCGGTAACCCCGAGTACTCCCAGGACATGGCCCTCCTCGAGAAGGCCGGCATCCGCCCCCTGGAGCCGGATACCTCCAGGTGA